A section of the Agrococcus sp. SGAir0287 genome encodes:
- a CDS encoding response regulator transcription factor → MAHVLILTRRSGDVLPSLDLLDHRVTRLAAETASLTQANDAELVVVDGVVELATAKTLCRIVEQTLKSPVLLVLGEGGLAAVQLDWGIADVVLDGAGPAEVDARIRLALARSAPRDQPIVAAGLRIDEANYQASINGKPLDLTYKEFELLRFLASHPVRVFTREQLLSEVWGYDYFGGTRTVDVHVRRLRAKLGDLESAIGTVRNVGYRFELSHD, encoded by the coding sequence GTGGCTCATGTGCTGATCCTCACCCGTCGGAGCGGCGACGTGCTACCCAGCCTCGACCTGCTCGATCACCGGGTGACGCGCCTGGCTGCCGAGACGGCCTCGCTCACGCAGGCGAACGACGCCGAGCTCGTCGTCGTCGACGGCGTCGTCGAGCTCGCGACCGCCAAGACCCTCTGCCGCATCGTCGAGCAGACGCTGAAGTCGCCCGTGCTGCTCGTGCTCGGCGAGGGCGGCCTCGCCGCGGTGCAGCTGGACTGGGGCATCGCCGACGTCGTGCTCGACGGCGCGGGGCCCGCCGAGGTCGACGCCCGCATCCGCCTCGCCCTCGCGCGCTCCGCGCCGCGCGACCAGCCGATCGTCGCCGCGGGGCTGCGCATCGACGAGGCGAACTACCAGGCGTCCATCAACGGCAAGCCGCTCGACCTGACGTACAAGGAGTTCGAGCTGCTGCGCTTCCTCGCCTCGCATCCCGTGCGGGTCTTCACGCGCGAGCAGCTGCTCAGCGAGGTGTGGGGCTACGACTACTTCGGCGGCACGCGCACGGTCGACGTGCACGTGCGACGCCTGCGCGCCAAGCTCGGCGACCTCGAGTCGGCGATCGGCACCGTGCGCAACGTCGGCTACCGCTTCGAGCTCTCGCATGACTGA
- the pstB gene encoding phosphate ABC transporter ATP-binding protein PstB, with protein sequence MSKRIEVDDLNVYYGDFLAVEGVSLEIAPRSVTAFIGPSGCGKSTFLRTLNRMHEVIAGARVEGSVLLDGEDLYGAGVDPVLVRRQIGMVFQRPNPFPTMSIRENVLAGVLLNNARMSKSDQDDLVERSLRGANLWNEVKDRLNLPGSGLSGGQQQRLCIARAIAVSPDVVLMDEPCSALDPISTLAIEDLIEELKQEYTIVIVTHNMQQAARVSDKTAFFNIAGTGKPGRLIEYDETTTIFSNPSVQATEDYVSGRFG encoded by the coding sequence GTGTCCAAGCGCATCGAGGTCGACGACCTCAACGTCTACTACGGCGACTTCCTCGCGGTCGAGGGCGTGTCCCTCGAGATCGCGCCCCGGTCCGTGACGGCCTTCATCGGCCCATCCGGCTGCGGCAAGTCGACCTTCCTCCGCACGCTCAACCGCATGCACGAGGTCATCGCCGGCGCACGCGTCGAGGGCAGCGTGCTGCTCGACGGCGAGGACCTCTACGGCGCCGGCGTCGACCCCGTGCTCGTGCGTCGCCAGATCGGCATGGTCTTCCAGCGGCCGAACCCGTTCCCGACGATGTCGATCCGCGAGAACGTCCTCGCGGGCGTGCTGCTGAACAACGCCCGCATGTCGAAGTCCGACCAGGACGACCTCGTCGAGCGGAGCCTGCGCGGCGCGAACCTCTGGAACGAGGTCAAGGACCGCCTGAACCTGCCCGGCTCCGGCCTCTCGGGCGGTCAGCAGCAGCGTCTGTGCATCGCTCGCGCCATCGCCGTGTCGCCCGACGTCGTCCTCATGGACGAGCCCTGCTCCGCGCTCGACCCGATCTCGACCCTCGCGATCGAGGACCTCATCGAGGAGCTCAAGCAGGAGTACACGATCGTCATCGTCACCCACAACATGCAGCAGGCGGCGCGCGTGAGCGACAAGACGGCGTTCTTCAACATCGCGGGCACCGGCAAGCCGGGCAGGCTCATCGAGTACGACGAGACGACGACGATCTTCTCGAACCCCTCGGTGCAGGCCACGGAGGACTATGTCTCCGGCCGCTTCGGCTGA
- the ygfZ gene encoding CAF17-like 4Fe-4S cluster assembly/insertion protein YgfZ: MTSAFVDAPGAVLGVSGVPLHLGNPVAEGRVLDDGAWVLLPREVLRLTGADRLTWLDSITTQAIARLQPGVSTETLVLSPEGRIEHAMRLVDDGDSLWAIVDAGRADALEAWLTRMRFWAQVDIARVDVPVVGWTGSIGPVGVAWDDPWPLVAEGGVRYGSGEDLGPWGWHETAVTGDVGEPPAIAGTLALDARRIAAGRPTIADVDDRTIPHELDWLATAVHLAKGCYRGQETVAKVHNLGSPPRRLALLHLDGSDAVLPFAGDVVTAAGAEVGRITVAAQHHELGPVALAMLKRSVDPDASLVVLAGDEDVPVAAAQQVLVPPTAGHAHRPPRLPRLGAVRRPTA; the protein is encoded by the coding sequence ATGACGAGCGCGTTCGTCGACGCCCCCGGCGCCGTGCTGGGGGTGTCCGGCGTGCCGCTGCACCTGGGCAATCCCGTCGCCGAGGGCCGCGTGCTCGACGACGGCGCGTGGGTGCTGCTGCCGCGCGAGGTGCTGCGCCTCACGGGTGCCGACCGCCTCACGTGGCTCGACTCCATCACGACCCAGGCCATCGCGCGGCTGCAGCCCGGCGTCTCGACCGAGACGCTCGTGCTCTCGCCCGAAGGGCGGATCGAGCACGCCATGCGGCTCGTCGACGACGGCGACTCGCTCTGGGCGATCGTGGATGCCGGCCGCGCCGACGCGCTCGAGGCCTGGCTGACGCGCATGCGCTTCTGGGCGCAGGTGGACATCGCCCGCGTCGACGTTCCCGTCGTCGGCTGGACCGGATCGATCGGGCCCGTCGGCGTCGCCTGGGACGACCCGTGGCCGCTCGTCGCCGAGGGCGGCGTCCGCTACGGCTCCGGCGAGGACCTCGGGCCATGGGGATGGCACGAGACCGCCGTCACGGGCGACGTCGGCGAGCCGCCCGCGATCGCCGGCACCCTCGCGCTCGACGCGAGGCGCATCGCGGCCGGACGGCCGACGATCGCCGACGTCGACGATCGCACGATCCCGCACGAGCTCGACTGGCTCGCCACCGCCGTCCACCTCGCCAAGGGCTGCTACCGCGGCCAGGAGACCGTCGCGAAGGTGCACAACCTCGGATCGCCGCCGCGCAGGCTCGCCCTGCTGCATCTCGACGGCAGCGACGCCGTGCTCCCCTTCGCGGGCGACGTCGTCACGGCCGCGGGCGCCGAGGTCGGCCGCATCACCGTCGCGGCGCAGCACCACGAGCTCGGACCCGTCGCGCTCGCGATGCTGAAGCGGTCCGTCGACCCCGACGCATCCCTCGTCGTGCTCGCCGGGGACGAGGACGTGCCCGTCGCGGCGGCGCAGCAGGTGCTCGTGCCGCCGACCGCGGGCCATGCGCATCGCCCACCGCGCCTGCCGCGCCTCGGCGCCGTGCGCCGCCCGACCGCCTGA
- a CDS encoding phosphate ABC transporter substrate-binding protein PstS, translated as MKITKLGRAALIAGVGSILLASCAANEGTSGSGSEPAEGAVSGTIEATGASSQTAAQEAWVAAFLDANPDADVIYEPTGSGVGRDNFLAGASSFIGSDRAFTMDEVAAGGFQACTTDDIIEIPVYISPVAVIFNLDGVDSLNLDAATIAGLFAGTITNWNDPAIADQNPDVDLPDLAVSPVHRSDASGTQETFTAYLEATAADVWTYEASDEWPIQGGEAAQGTSGVVDRVSNGQGTIGFADASQAGDLGTVAVQVGEEYVPFSPEAAAQLVAGATQEEGRGDADLVFDVDPAAAADGAYPIALVSYLIGCTSYEDPEVAATVQAYFSYVASAEGQDAAAENAGSAPINDDLRSQIDEAIALIQVEG; from the coding sequence GTGAAGATCACGAAGCTCGGCCGCGCGGCGCTCATCGCCGGCGTCGGCAGCATCCTCCTCGCCTCCTGCGCCGCGAACGAGGGCACCAGCGGCTCCGGCAGCGAGCCCGCCGAGGGTGCCGTCTCCGGCACGATCGAGGCCACGGGCGCGTCGTCGCAGACGGCCGCGCAGGAGGCGTGGGTCGCCGCGTTCCTCGATGCGAACCCCGACGCCGACGTCATCTACGAGCCCACGGGCTCGGGCGTGGGCCGCGACAACTTCCTCGCCGGTGCGTCGAGCTTCATCGGCTCGGACCGCGCGTTCACCATGGACGAGGTCGCCGCGGGCGGCTTCCAGGCGTGCACGACCGACGACATCATCGAGATCCCCGTCTACATCTCGCCCGTCGCGGTCATCTTCAACCTCGACGGCGTCGACTCGCTGAACCTCGACGCCGCGACGATCGCGGGCCTGTTCGCGGGCACGATCACGAACTGGAACGACCCGGCGATCGCCGACCAGAACCCCGACGTCGACCTGCCCGACCTCGCCGTCTCGCCCGTGCACCGCTCGGACGCGTCGGGCACGCAGGAGACCTTCACGGCCTACCTCGAGGCGACCGCCGCGGACGTGTGGACCTACGAGGCCTCCGACGAGTGGCCGATCCAGGGCGGCGAGGCCGCCCAGGGCACCTCGGGCGTCGTCGACCGCGTCTCGAACGGCCAGGGCACGATCGGCTTCGCCGACGCGTCGCAGGCCGGCGACCTCGGCACCGTCGCGGTGCAGGTCGGCGAGGAGTACGTGCCGTTCTCGCCCGAGGCCGCCGCCCAGCTCGTCGCAGGCGCCACGCAGGAGGAGGGTCGCGGCGACGCCGACCTCGTCTTCGACGTCGACCCGGCGGCCGCCGCCGACGGCGCGTACCCGATCGCGCTCGTGTCGTACCTCATCGGCTGCACCTCCTACGAGGACCCCGAGGTCGCCGCGACCGTGCAGGCCTACTTCTCGTACGTCGCCTCGGCCGAGGGCCAGGACGCCGCTGCGGAGAACGCAGGCTCGGCGCCGATCAACGACGACCTGCGCTCGCAGATCGACGAGGCGATCGCGCTGATCCAGGTCGAGGGCTGA
- a CDS encoding FABP family protein, with the protein MLDIDPTLPAELGPLQWLIGDWEGTGHVQFAVGDDDVREHAFGQRVTFAHHGLPFLAYTAYAWLLDDESAPLAAESGYWSLARVADERDHGPGMLPRAAAPRTVDDVEALRGDDGAFEIEALIAHPTGVAELYMGRIAGPRIDLATDAVMRSPSAKAHSASTRMLGLVEGDLLWAWDLAALGRPLATHASARLSRVRRLEAPDGEG; encoded by the coding sequence GTGCTCGACATCGACCCGACGCTCCCCGCGGAGCTCGGTCCCCTCCAGTGGCTCATCGGCGACTGGGAGGGCACGGGTCACGTGCAGTTCGCCGTCGGCGACGACGACGTGCGCGAGCACGCGTTCGGCCAGCGCGTGACGTTCGCCCACCACGGCCTGCCCTTCCTCGCCTACACGGCGTACGCGTGGCTGCTCGACGACGAGTCCGCGCCGCTCGCGGCGGAGTCGGGGTACTGGTCGCTCGCCCGCGTCGCCGACGAGCGCGACCACGGCCCCGGCATGCTGCCCCGCGCGGCCGCGCCGCGGACGGTCGACGACGTCGAGGCGCTGCGCGGCGACGACGGCGCCTTCGAGATCGAGGCGCTCATCGCGCACCCGACGGGCGTCGCGGAGCTCTACATGGGGCGCATCGCGGGCCCACGCATCGACCTCGCGACCGACGCGGTCATGCGCTCGCCGAGTGCGAAGGCGCACTCGGCGTCGACGCGCATGCTCGGCCTCGTCGAGGGCGACCTGCTGTGGGCGTGGGATCTCGCCGCGCTCGGTCGCCCCCTCGCGACGCACGCGTCGGCACGACTCTCCCGCGTGCGCAGGCTCGAGGCGCCGGACGGCGAGGGATGA
- the pstC gene encoding phosphate ABC transporter permease subunit PstC, whose translation MTTSTTSQQQQEEPALPPPATQQAKPAVRRLGDRIFSGTALGAGIIILLVLAAVAVFLVAQSIPGLSTEDNTILRGRSFLEYVVPLAFGTVWASLIALVIAAPIAIGIALFISHYAPRRFAAVLGYVIDLLAAVPSVVFGLWGAVTLAGFVQPFYVWLNANLGWFPLFSGQASATGNTILTASLVLAVMILPIMTAICREVFLQAPRLHEEAALALGATRWEMIRMAVLPFARGGMVSAAMLALGRALGETMAVTMVLSASGVISVQLLTSTNPTPIPANIALAFPEAHGNGVNTLIATGLVLFAVTFLVNAIARAIVNRRAQFSGAN comes from the coding sequence ATGACGACCAGCACCACGTCGCAGCAGCAGCAGGAGGAGCCTGCGCTGCCGCCGCCGGCGACGCAGCAGGCGAAGCCCGCCGTGCGTCGCCTGGGCGACCGGATCTTCTCCGGCACCGCGCTCGGCGCGGGCATCATCATCCTGCTCGTGCTCGCCGCCGTGGCCGTCTTCCTCGTCGCGCAGAGCATCCCGGGCCTGTCGACCGAGGACAACACGATCCTCCGCGGTCGCTCCTTCCTCGAGTACGTCGTGCCGCTCGCCTTCGGCACCGTATGGGCGTCGCTCATCGCGCTCGTCATCGCGGCGCCGATCGCGATCGGCATCGCGCTGTTCATCTCGCACTACGCACCGCGTCGCTTCGCCGCCGTCCTCGGCTACGTCATCGACCTGCTCGCAGCGGTGCCCTCGGTCGTCTTCGGCCTCTGGGGCGCCGTGACGCTCGCCGGGTTCGTGCAGCCCTTCTACGTGTGGCTGAACGCGAACCTCGGATGGTTCCCCCTCTTCAGCGGGCAGGCGTCCGCGACGGGCAACACGATCCTCACCGCCTCGCTCGTGCTCGCCGTCATGATCCTGCCGATCATGACCGCCATCTGCCGCGAGGTCTTCCTGCAGGCGCCGAGGCTCCACGAGGAGGCGGCGCTCGCGCTCGGCGCGACGCGCTGGGAGATGATCCGCATGGCCGTGCTGCCGTTCGCGCGCGGTGGCATGGTGTCCGCCGCGATGCTCGCGCTGGGCCGTGCGCTCGGCGAGACGATGGCCGTGACGATGGTGCTGTCGGCCTCCGGCGTCATCAGCGTGCAGCTGCTGACCTCGACGAACCCGACGCCCATCCCCGCGAACATCGCCCTCGCCTTCCCCGAGGCGCACGGCAACGGCGTGAACACGCTCATCGCCACCGGCCTCGTGCTCTTCGCCGTCACGTTCCTCGTGAACGCCATCGCCCGCGCGATCGTCAACCGTCGCGCCCAGTTCTCCGGAGCCAACTGA
- a CDS encoding RNA degradosome polyphosphate kinase: MAPELAEGASFAQATEADLDDFDDDDEYDLETHGGDTEDGLPGDRFLDRELSWLDFNQRVLELAEDETVPLLERANFLAIFASNLDEFFMVRVAGLKRRIVTGLAVPTNVGLSPVESLNQIVERAHELQLRHADCWRHSVRPALSKVGIEIVRWGELGEDEQRVLRRRFHDDVFPVLMPLAVDPAHPFPYISGLSLNLAVRVFNPLTDSEEFARLKVPPVLSRLVAVEGPGTRFIPLEELIANNLDELFPGMRVVDCDVFRVTRNEDVTIDEDETENLIQALEQELSRRKFGPPIRLEVSEDVDPDSLDLLVRELGITEQEVYALPGLLDLTGLFQIAGLERPELRYTKRVPVTAAPLKPTDADEQESIFDAITRKDVLVHHPYESFATSVQALLEQAADDPDVLAIKQTLYRTSGDSPIVAALIRAAAKGKQVLALVEVKARFDETNNIQWARTLERAGVHVVYGLVGLKTHCKLLVVVRRERDRLRHYCHVGTGNYNPKTSRIYEDFGLFTDNDQVGLEITRLFNQLSGFAIERKFQRLLVAPLHLRKGLLKRIRRETRNAQAGRPARIRIKVNSIVDEQIIDALYRASRAGVEVQVWVRGICSIKAGVPGLSERITVRSILGRYLEHSRVFCFLNDGDEEVWIGSADMMHRNLDRRVETLIRLTSTEHMDDITAHFDRAMADTTASWWAEPDGSWTRHAFDDQGRPLADLQRDRMIEIQRRRRR, encoded by the coding sequence ATGGCGCCCGAGCTCGCGGAGGGCGCCAGCTTCGCGCAGGCGACGGAGGCCGACCTCGACGACTTCGACGACGACGACGAGTACGACCTCGAGACCCACGGCGGCGACACCGAGGACGGCCTGCCCGGCGACCGGTTCCTCGACCGCGAGCTGTCGTGGCTCGACTTCAACCAGCGCGTGCTCGAGCTCGCGGAGGACGAGACGGTGCCGCTGCTCGAGCGCGCGAACTTCCTCGCCATCTTCGCCTCGAACCTCGACGAGTTCTTCATGGTGCGGGTCGCGGGCCTCAAGCGCCGCATCGTCACGGGCCTCGCCGTGCCCACCAACGTGGGCCTGTCGCCCGTCGAGAGCCTCAACCAGATCGTCGAGCGCGCCCACGAGCTCCAGCTGCGCCACGCCGACTGCTGGCGCCACTCCGTCCGGCCCGCGCTGTCGAAGGTCGGCATCGAGATCGTGCGATGGGGCGAGCTCGGCGAGGACGAGCAGCGCGTGCTGCGCCGGCGCTTCCACGACGACGTCTTCCCCGTCCTCATGCCGCTCGCGGTCGACCCCGCGCACCCGTTCCCGTACATCTCGGGGCTCTCGCTCAACCTCGCGGTGCGCGTGTTCAACCCGCTCACCGACTCCGAGGAGTTCGCGCGGCTCAAGGTGCCGCCCGTGCTCTCGCGCCTCGTCGCGGTCGAGGGCCCCGGCACGCGCTTCATCCCGCTCGAGGAGCTCATCGCCAACAACCTCGACGAGCTGTTCCCCGGCATGCGCGTCGTCGACTGCGACGTCTTCCGCGTCACGCGCAACGAGGACGTGACGATCGACGAGGACGAGACCGAGAACCTCATCCAGGCGCTCGAGCAGGAGCTGTCGCGGCGCAAGTTCGGCCCGCCCATCCGGCTCGAGGTCTCGGAGGACGTCGATCCCGACTCGCTCGACCTCCTGGTGCGGGAGCTCGGCATCACCGAGCAGGAGGTGTACGCGCTGCCGGGGCTGCTCGACCTCACGGGCCTGTTCCAGATCGCGGGCCTCGAACGGCCCGAGCTGCGCTACACGAAGCGCGTGCCCGTGACGGCGGCGCCGCTCAAGCCGACGGACGCCGACGAGCAGGAGTCGATCTTCGACGCCATCACTCGCAAGGACGTGCTCGTGCACCACCCGTACGAGTCCTTCGCGACCAGCGTGCAGGCGCTCCTCGAGCAGGCGGCGGACGACCCCGACGTGCTCGCCATCAAGCAGACGCTCTATCGCACGAGCGGCGACTCGCCCATCGTCGCCGCCCTCATCCGCGCCGCCGCGAAGGGCAAGCAGGTGCTGGCCCTCGTCGAGGTGAAGGCGCGGTTCGACGAGACGAACAACATCCAGTGGGCCCGCACGCTCGAGCGCGCCGGCGTGCACGTCGTCTACGGCCTCGTGGGCCTCAAGACGCATTGCAAGCTGCTCGTCGTCGTGCGGCGCGAGCGCGACCGCCTCCGCCACTACTGCCACGTCGGCACGGGCAACTACAACCCGAAGACGTCGCGCATCTACGAGGACTTCGGCCTCTTCACCGACAACGACCAGGTGGGGCTCGAGATCACGCGGCTGTTCAACCAGCTCTCCGGCTTCGCGATCGAGCGCAAGTTCCAGCGGCTGCTCGTGGCACCGCTCCACCTGCGCAAGGGGCTGCTGAAGCGCATCCGGCGCGAGACGCGCAACGCGCAGGCGGGCAGGCCCGCGCGCATCCGCATCAAGGTGAACTCGATCGTCGACGAGCAGATCATCGACGCCCTCTACCGCGCGAGCCGCGCAGGCGTCGAGGTGCAGGTGTGGGTGCGCGGCATCTGCTCGATCAAGGCCGGCGTGCCCGGGCTCTCCGAGCGCATCACGGTGCGCTCGATCCTCGGCCGCTACCTCGAGCACTCGCGCGTCTTCTGCTTCCTCAACGACGGCGACGAGGAGGTGTGGATCGGGTCGGCGGACATGATGCACCGCAACCTCGACCGCCGCGTCGAGACGCTCATCCGCCTCACCTCGACGGAGCACATGGACGACATCACGGCGCACTTCGACCGGGCGATGGCCGACACGACCGCCTCGTGGTGGGCGGAGCCGGACGGCTCCTGGACCCGCCACGCCTTCGACGACCAGGGGCGCCCGCTCGCCGACCTGCAGCGCGATCGGATGATCGAGATCCAGCGGCGGCGACGCCGGTGA
- the pstA gene encoding phosphate ABC transporter permease PstA, producing the protein MSAVVTRGQASSLAAGRLPKWATWVTLAAAMAVSATVFGLINLGSAASEFDVAGALVVGALLYVVAIFVLSRLSESPRHAVDRFVTALVSSAFIVAIIPLVSLLYTVVSSGIERFDVEYFSSSMRGVVGTGGGAIHAIWGTILITLAATIISVPIGLMTSIYLVEYGGTGRIAKAITFFVDVMTGIPSIVAGLFIFAVFSLFLGPGASLGIMGALALSVLMIPVVVRSSEELLRIVPNELREASYALGVPKWRTIVKVVLPTTIAGIMTGVMLSISRVIGETAPLLLTAGFTTSLNLNLFDGRMMTLPVFVYNQYQNQGTNPDEAVARAWAGALTLILIVMALNLVARLIAKFFAPKLRG; encoded by the coding sequence ATGAGCGCCGTCGTCACGCGCGGCCAGGCGAGCTCGCTCGCCGCCGGCCGACTCCCGAAGTGGGCCACCTGGGTCACGCTCGCGGCTGCGATGGCCGTGTCCGCCACGGTCTTCGGGCTCATCAACCTGGGCTCCGCGGCCTCCGAGTTCGACGTCGCGGGTGCGCTCGTCGTCGGCGCCCTGCTCTACGTCGTCGCCATCTTCGTGCTGTCGCGGCTCAGCGAGAGCCCCCGCCACGCCGTCGACCGGTTCGTGACGGCGCTCGTCTCGAGCGCCTTCATCGTCGCGATCATCCCGCTCGTGTCGCTGCTCTACACCGTCGTGTCGTCGGGCATCGAGCGCTTCGACGTCGAGTACTTCTCCTCGTCGATGCGCGGCGTCGTCGGCACGGGCGGCGGTGCGATCCACGCCATCTGGGGCACGATCCTCATCACGCTCGCCGCGACGATCATCTCGGTGCCCATCGGCCTCATGACCTCGATCTACCTCGTCGAGTACGGCGGGACGGGGCGCATCGCCAAGGCGATCACGTTCTTCGTCGACGTCATGACGGGCATCCCCTCGATCGTCGCGGGCCTGTTCATCTTCGCGGTGTTCTCGCTCTTCCTCGGACCGGGCGCATCGCTGGGCATCATGGGCGCGCTCGCGCTGTCGGTGCTCATGATCCCGGTCGTGGTGCGCTCGAGCGAGGAGCTGCTGCGCATCGTGCCGAACGAGCTGCGCGAGGCGTCCTACGCGCTCGGCGTGCCGAAGTGGCGCACGATCGTGAAGGTCGTCCTGCCGACGACGATCGCGGGCATCATGACGGGCGTCATGCTCTCGATCTCGCGCGTCATCGGCGAGACGGCGCCGCTGCTGCTGACGGCGGGCTTCACGACGAGCCTCAACCTCAACCTCTTCGACGGCCGGATGATGACGCTGCCGGTGTTCGTCTACAACCAGTACCAGAACCAGGGCACGAACCCGGACGAGGCCGTCGCCAGGGCGTGGGCGGGCGCGCTGACGCTCATCCTCATCGTCATGGCGCTGAACCTCGTCGCGAGGCTCATCGCCAAGTTCTTCGCCCCCAAGCTGCGCGGCTGA
- a CDS encoding NUDIX hydrolase, translating into MTPQLAAGVGLWRRAEGGVEVLLVERTKHRDLSLPKGKLDPGEALPECAVRELEEETGYRATLQAPLGTSEYRLPTGQDKVVYYWMAQLRAEAPVRAFAPNDEIRALHWLPLDEAVERSTYAHDAVLLRRLAERIATGEADTFAIVALRHAKAADPYVWEGDDASRPLTSRGERQARQVAPSIAAFGVERILVSTAVRCRQTVEPLSRLVDVPPKPVRSLAQDTYLGRGDRLLRRVESAVRRRRPTVLCSHLPVVPAVVDAVASATASPDTPALHRGSMLHTADFTVLHVGGPDGRIVAVETHGAPH; encoded by the coding sequence GTGACCCCGCAGCTCGCTGCCGGCGTCGGCCTGTGGCGTCGCGCCGAGGGCGGCGTCGAGGTGCTGCTCGTCGAGCGCACGAAGCATCGCGACCTCTCGCTGCCGAAGGGCAAGCTCGACCCCGGCGAGGCGCTGCCGGAGTGCGCAGTGCGGGAGCTGGAGGAGGAGACGGGCTACCGCGCGACGCTGCAGGCGCCGCTCGGCACGAGCGAGTACCGCCTGCCGACGGGCCAGGACAAGGTCGTCTACTACTGGATGGCGCAGCTGCGCGCGGAGGCTCCGGTGCGCGCGTTCGCGCCGAACGACGAGATCCGCGCGCTGCACTGGCTGCCGCTCGACGAGGCGGTCGAACGCAGCACGTACGCGCACGACGCCGTGCTGCTGCGCCGGCTCGCCGAGCGCATCGCGACCGGCGAGGCCGACACCTTCGCGATCGTCGCGCTGCGGCACGCCAAGGCCGCCGATCCCTACGTGTGGGAGGGCGACGACGCCTCGAGGCCGCTCACGTCGCGCGGCGAGCGGCAGGCGCGGCAGGTCGCGCCGTCGATCGCGGCGTTCGGCGTCGAGCGCATCCTCGTCTCCACGGCGGTCCGCTGCCGCCAGACGGTCGAGCCGCTGTCGCGCCTGGTGGACGTCCCGCCGAAGCCCGTGCGCTCGCTCGCTCAGGACACCTACCTCGGTCGCGGCGATCGACTGCTGCGGCGCGTGGAGTCCGCGGTGCGCCGTCGTCGCCCCACGGTGCTGTGCAGCCACCTGCCCGTGGTCCCGGCGGTCGTCGACGCCGTCGCGAGCGCGACCGCCTCGCCGGACACGCCCGCGCTCCATCGCGGCTCGATGCTGCACACCGCCGACTTCACCGTGCTGCACGTCGGCGGACCCGACGGTCGCATCGTCGCGGTCGAGACGCACGGCGCGCCGCACTGA
- the mshD gene encoding mycothiol synthase, translating into MTDVAALAALVERCRSADGASPVNDQAMLEARRGERAIVDLDGSGAAIAVVATGARAGDAIAEVELAVDPARRGAGLGTRLAQRIAAEHPGFEAWAHGDLPASRALAERLGMQRIRTLLQLRAPVPPDAVVDPRLRPFVDADADAWVAVNAAAFAAHPEQGRLTAQDLADRRAQSWHDDANLLLAPGEDGLDGYAWIKPDGDVAELYALGVAPRAQGTGLGGVLLQATFARMRALGFDTAHLYVEGDNAPALGLYRSRGFVDHARDVRWRHVV; encoded by the coding sequence ATGACTGACGTCGCAGCGCTCGCCGCCCTCGTCGAGCGCTGCCGCAGCGCCGATGGCGCGAGTCCCGTCAACGACCAGGCCATGCTCGAGGCCCGACGCGGCGAGCGTGCGATCGTCGACCTCGACGGCTCGGGTGCCGCGATCGCGGTCGTCGCGACGGGCGCTCGCGCCGGCGATGCGATCGCCGAGGTCGAGCTCGCCGTCGATCCCGCACGCCGCGGTGCGGGCCTCGGCACGCGGCTCGCGCAGCGCATCGCCGCCGAGCATCCCGGGTTCGAGGCATGGGCGCACGGCGACCTGCCCGCCTCCCGAGCCCTCGCCGAGCGCCTGGGCATGCAGCGCATCCGCACGCTCCTGCAGCTGCGCGCGCCCGTGCCCCCAGACGCGGTCGTCGATCCGCGCCTGCGGCCCTTCGTCGACGCCGACGCCGACGCCTGGGTCGCCGTCAACGCCGCGGCCTTCGCCGCGCATCCCGAGCAGGGCAGGCTCACGGCGCAGGACCTCGCCGATCGACGCGCCCAGTCGTGGCACGACGACGCCAACCTCCTCCTGGCACCCGGCGAGGACGGGCTCGACGGCTACGCCTGGATCAAGCCGGACGGCGACGTCGCGGAGCTCTACGCCCTCGGCGTCGCGCCCCGCGCGCAGGGCACGGGGCTCGGCGGCGTGCTGCTGCAGGCGACGTTCGCTCGGATGCGCGCGCTGGGCTTCGACACGGCCCACCTCTACGTCGAGGGTGACAACGCGCCCGCGCTCGGGCTCTACCGCTCGCGCGGCTTCGTCGACCACGCACGCGACGTGCGCTGGCGACACGTGGTCTGA